From a single Brassica oleracea var. oleracea cultivar TO1000 chromosome C5, BOL, whole genome shotgun sequence genomic region:
- the LOC106343447 gene encoding ABC transporter G family member 29 translates to METLSRSLSKSLGEFLTSSSNHFSRRSGSIDDHDEEALKWAALEKLSTFTRLRTTIIQPHDLVDVTKLGVDDRQKFIDSIFKVTEEDNEKFLKKLRKRIDRVGIKLPTVEVRFEKLTIEADCHIGKRALPTLPNVALNIAGRGLSLFGFNFAKTTKLTILRDASGIIKPSRMTLLLGPPSSGKTTLLLALAGKLDPSLKVTGRVTYNGYGLGEIIPQKTSAYISQNDVHIGVMTVQETLDFSARCQGIGTRYDLLSELVRREKDAGILPEPEVDLFMKSIAAENVKSSLITDYTLKILGLDICKDTVVGDEMIRGISGGQKKRVTTGEMIVGPTKTLFMDEISTGLDSSTTYQIVKCLKEMVRFTDATVLMSLLQPAPETFELFDDIILLSEGQIVYQGPRDHILSFFETCGFKCPERKGTADFLQEVTSRKDQEQYWADTTKPYRYIPVSGFSKQFRTFHVGAKLENDLSVPYDRFRSHPASLVFNKQSVPKSQLFKICWDRELLLIKRNAFFYVFKTVQIIIMALIASTVYLRTGMGTKDENDGAVYIGALMFSMIANMFNGFAELSLMIQRLPVFYKQRDLLFHPSWTFTLPTFLLSIPISIFESVVWVSITYYLIGFSPEPSRFFKHLLVIFLTQQMAGSIFRFIATTCRSMILANTGGSLVVLLLFLLGGFIVPRGEIPTWWQWAYWVSPMTYTYDALTVNEMLAPRWMDQQSSDNSTRLGLAVLEIFDVFTDPSWYWIGVGAVLGFTILFNILATLALAYLNPLEKPQAIVSKEGAEENIVTNGSEGKNTYVKRGMVLPFTPYTMSFDKVNYYVDMPKEMREQEVATDKLQLLREVTGVFRPGVLTALMGVSGAGKTTLMDVLAGRKTGGYIEGDIRISGFPKRQETFARVSGYCEQNDIHSPQVTVRESLIYSAFLRLPKEVTKDEKMRFVDQVMELVELKSLKDGIVGLPGISGLSTEQRKRLTIAVELVANPSIIFMDEPTSGLDARAAAIVMRTVRNTVDTGRTVVCTIHQPSIDIFEAFDELLLMKRGGQVIYAGPLGQNSHKIIEYFQAIPGVQKIKEKYNPATWMLEVSSVAAEAKLDIDFAEHYITSSLYQRNKKLVKELSTPPQGAKDLYFSTQFSESFLGQFKSCLWKQWITYWRTPDYNLARFFFTFFAALMVGSIFWKVGTTRDSANDLTKVIGAMYAAVLFVGINNATSVQPLVAVERTVFYRERAAEMYSALPYALAQVVCEIPFVLIQTTYYTLITYAMMCFEWTVVKFFWFFFVSFFSFLYFTYYGMMAVAITPNQQVAAIFAGAFYGLFNLFSGFLIPRPRIPKWWIWYYWICPVAWTVYGLIVSQYGDQEDTIKVPGMMEDPTIKWYIENHYGYDPNFMGSIAAVLVGFTVFFAFMFAFGIKMLNFQQR, encoded by the exons ATGGAGACGTTGTCGAGAAGCCTGAGCAAGAGCTTAGGAGAGTTTTTAACAAGCAGTAGTAATCATTTCTCAAGGAGAAGCGGTTCTATCGATGATCATGATGAGGAAGCTCTTAAATGGGCTGCTCTTGAGAAACTTTCAACCTTCACTCGTCTTCGTACCACTATCATCCAACCTCATGATCTCGTTGACGTCACAAAACTCGGCGTTGATGATCGTCAGAAGTTCATTGATTCTATCTTTAAAGTCACCGAGGAAGACAACGAGAAGTTCTTGAAAAAGTTGAGGAAACGAATCGATAG GGTGGGGATAAAGCTACCGACCGTGGAAGTGAGATTCGAGAAATTGACAATAGAGGCGGATTGTCACATCGGAAAAAGAGCTCTTCCGACGTTACCTAACGTTGCATTAAACATTGCTGGGAGAGGCCTTAGTTTATTTGGTTTTAACTTTGCTAAAACCACTAAACTCACTATCCTTAGAGACGCTTCTGGTATCATTAAACCTTCAAG AATGACACTTTTATTAGGTCCACCATCATCAGGGAAAACAACTCTTTTGTTGGCGTTAGCTGGAAAATTGGACCCAAGCTTAAAG GTGACAGGAAGAGTAACATACAATGGATATGGATTAGGAGAGATTATACCACAGAAAACATCAGCTTACATAAGCCAAAACGATGTTCATATTGGAGTCATGACTGTCCAAGAGACTCTTGATTTTTCTGCTAGGTGCCAAGGCATCGGCACTAGATACG ATTTGTTAAGTGAGTTGGTGAGGAGAGAGAAGGACGCAGGGATCTTACCCGAACCGGAAGTGGATCTCTTCATGAAGTCCATCGCAGCTGAGAATGTCAAGAGCAGTCTAATCACAGATTACACTCTCAAA ATATTAGGGCTTGACATATGCAAAGATACGGTGGTCGGGGACGAAATGATCAGAGGAATTTCGGGTGGTCAAAAGAAAAGAGTCACAACAG GAGAAATGATAGTGGGACCAACAAAGACATTGTTTATGGACGAGATATCTACAGGTCTAGACAGTTCAACAACGTACCAAATAGTGAAATGCCTTAAAGAAATGGTTCGGTTCACGGATGCAACGGTTTTAATGTCCTTGTTACAACCAGCACCTGAAACGTTCGAGCTCTTCGACGATATTATTCTATTATCGGAAGGCCAGATCGTGTACCAAGGTCCACGTGATCATATTCTTTCCTTCTTTGAGACTTGCGGTTTCAAGTGTCCAGAGCGCAAAGGCACCGCCGATTTCTTGCAAGAG GTAACTTCAAGGAAAGACCAAGAACAGTATTGGGCAGACACGACAAAACCATACAGATACATTCCTGTCTCTGGGTTTTCCAAACAATTCAGAACCTTCCATGTCGGAGCCAAACTTGAAAACGACCTGTCCGTCCCTTACGACAGATTCAGATCACATCCAGCTTCTCTCGTATTCAACAAACAATCTGTTCCCAAATCTCAACTCTTTAAGATCTGTTGGGACAGAGAACTGCTTCTCATTAAACGCAACGCTTTCTTCTACGTTTTCAAGACCGTTCAGATCATTATAATGGCCTTGATTGCTTCCACCGTGTACTTGAGAACAGGGATGGGCACAAAGGACGAGAATGACGGAGCCGTCTACATCGGTGCATTGATGTTCTCCATGATCGCTAACATGTTCAATGGGTTCGCGGAGCTTTCTCTGATGATTCAAAGACTTCCCGTGTTCTACAAGCAACGAGACCTTTTGTTTCACCCTTCTTGGACCTTCACTCTTCCGACGTTTCTCTTGAGCATTCCTATCTCCATCTTCGAATCCGTTGTTTGGGTCAGCATTACGTATTACTTGATCGGATTTTCTCCAGAACCCAGCAG GTTCTTCAAGCATTTACTGGTGATATTTCTTACACAGCAAATGGCTGGTAGTATTTTTCGATTCATTGCGACAACTTGTAGATCAATGATACTTGCTAATACGGGAGGATCTCTAGTTGTTCTCCTCCTCTTCTTACTTGGAGGGTTCATTGTTCCTAGAG GTGAGATTCCTACATGGTGGCAATGGGCTTATTGGGTTTCACCAATGACTTACACTTACGATGCGTTAACTGTCAATGAAATGCTTGCTCCTAGATGGATGGATCAACAG TCTTCTGATAATTCCACGAGGTTGGGGTTGGCTGTTCTTGAGATTTTTGATGTGTTCACGGATCCAAGCTGGTACTGGATCGGTGTAGGAGCCGTTCTCGGGTTTACAATTCTCTTTAACATCCTAGCTACTCTCGCTCTTGCATATCTAAACC CACTTGAGAAACCTCAAGCCATCGTTTCTAAAGAGGGTGCAGAGGAAAACATAGTCACAAATGGGTCAGAGGGTAAAAACACTTACGTGAAAAGAGGAATGGTTCTACCATTTACTCCTTACACAATGTCCTTCGACAAGGTCAACTACTACGTGGACATGCCTAAG GAAATGAGAGAACAAGAAGTTGCAACGGATAAGCTTCAGCTGCTAAGGGAAGTGACAGGGGTGTTTAGACCAGGGGTGTTAACAGCTCTGATGGGAGTAAGTGGAGCTGGTAAAACCACTTTAATGGATGTTTTGGCTGGTAGAAAGACCGGTGGATACATCGAAGGCGACATCAGAATCTCCGGTTTTCCCAAAAGACAAGAAACTTTTGCCAGAGTCTCTGGTTATTGTGAACAAAACGATATCCATTCGCCGCAAGTCACTGTCAGAGAGTCTCTCATCTACTCTGCCTTCCTTCGTCTACCAAAAGAAGTCACCAAAGATGAGAAAATG AGATTTGTGGACCAAGTGATGGAGTTAGTAGAGCTAAAGAGTCTAAAAGATGGGATAGTGGGGCTTCCAGGGATCTCAGGGCTATCAACAGAACAGAGGAAGAGGCTTACTATAGCAGTTGAGTTAGTCGCGAACCCATCCATAATCTTCATGGATGAGCCTACTTCAGGGCTTGACGCTAGGGCTGCAGCCATTGTGATGAGGACAGTGAGGAACACAGTTGACACAGGAAGAACTGTTGTCTGCACAATCCACCAGCCTAGCATTGACATCTTTGAAGCGTTTGATGAACTTCTGCTTATGAAGAGAGGAGGACAAGTTATTTACGCTGGTCCGTTAGGCCAAAACTCCCACAAGATTATTGAATATTTTCAG GCCATTCCTGGAGTTCAGAAAATTAAAGAAAAGTATAATCCGGCGACATGGATGCTAGAAGTGAGCTCAGTGGCTGCAGAAGCTAAGCTTGATATAGATTTTGCTGAGCATTACATAACATCATCCTTATATCA ACGAAACAAGAAGCTTGTAAAGGAATTAAGCACACCGCCACAAGGAGCAAAAGATCTCTATTTCTCAACGCAGTTCTCAGAATCATTTTTAGGACAATTCAAGTCTTGTCTGTGGAAACAGTGGATAACTTATTGGAGAACTCCAGACTACAATCTTGCCAGATTTTTCTTTACATTTTTTGCAGCTCTCATGGTCGGATCAATCTTCTGGAAAGTTGGCACAACAAG GGACAGTGCTAATGATCTGACAAAGGTTATTGGAGCAATGTATGCTGCTGTTTTGTTCGTGGGAATAAACAATGCCACATCTGTCCAGCCACTCGTAGCAGTGGAAAGAACTGTCTTCTATAGAGAAAGAGCTGCTGAAATGTACTCGGCTTTACCCTATGCCCTAGCACAG GTGGTGTGTGAAATACCGTTTGTGCTGATCCAGACTACGTATTATACGTTGATTACATACGCAATGATGTGTTTTGAATGGACCGTGGTGAAGTTCTTTTGGTTCTTCTTCGTCTCATTCTTTTCCTTCCTCTACTTCACATACTACGGGATGATGGCTGTCGCCATCACCCCGAACCAGCAAGTCGCTGCTATTTTCGCCGGAGCGTTCTATGGTCTTTTCAACCTCTTTTCTGGTTTTCTCATCCCTAGACCG AGGATTCCGAAATGGTGGATATGGTACTACTGGATCTGTCCAGTAGCATGGACTGTGTATGGATTGATTGTTTCACAGTACGGTGACCAAGAGGATACGATCAAAGTCCCGGGTATGATGGAAGATCCGACGATAAAATGGTACATTGAGAATCATTACGGGTACGACCCGAATTTCATGGGCTCTATTGCTGCTGTGTTAGTGGGCTTCACGGTGTTTTTCGCTTTTATGTTTGCCTTCGGCATCAAAATGTTAAACTTCCAGCAGAGATAG
- the LOC106292271 gene encoding uncharacterized protein LOC106292271 has product MRHHLIEGLKDQYMTIENPLDLWNALRHRYDHQKMVLLPKARHDWMHLRFMDFKSVDEYNSALFKIVSILKLCGEEVSDVMMLEKTSTTFNQSNSVLQQQYRTKGFATYTDLISCLLLAETNNELLMKNSGARPAGTAPLPEAHDIEKKDPKETYYAQDNRKPHGHSRGGYRGRRRDNHNGRDNYSTGRRGNHNNRGRGSNYGRGRGSYGRGRGGISKPSHTTKSLCHRCGMDNHWAKNCRTPKHLCELYQESIKNKNPEANMIQENDHDNKGYGYDADDESDRDNKDDQMDFETSDCLKD; this is encoded by the coding sequence ATGCGCCATCATCTCATTGAAGGTCTTAAGGATCAGTACATGACGATTGAGAATCCATTGGATCTTTGGAATGCTTTAAGGCACAGATACGATCACCAAAAGATGGTGTTGCTTCCAAAGGCAAGGCACGATTGGATGCATCTCAGATTCATGGACTTTAAGTCCGTGGACGAGTACAACTCGGCCTTGTTCAAAATCGTCTCAATATTAAAACTGTGTGGTGAAGAAGTGTCTGATGTGATGATGCTTGAAAAGACCTCTACGACTTTCAATCAGTCGAATTCTGTGTTGCAGCAGCAATATAGAACAAAAGGTTTTGCCACATACACTGATCTGATCTCCTGTCTACTCTTGGCCGAGACAAATAATGAGCTTCTCATGAAGAACAGTGGAGCTAGACCGGCCGGGACAGCACCATTACCCGAAGCCCATGACATTGAAAAGAAAGATCCCAAAGAAACCTACTATGCCCAAGACAACAGGAAACCACACGGTCATAGCCGTGGTGGGTACAGGGGGCGTAGGCGTGACAATCATAACGGTCGAGATAACTACTCAACCGGCCGAAGAGGAAACCACAATAACCGTGGTCGTGGTTCCAATTACGGTCGGGGCCGAGGGAGTTATGGCCGTGGACGAGGTGGCATATCCAAACCATCTCACACGACCAAGTCCTTATGTCACAGATGCGGGATGGACAATCATTGGGCCAAGAACTGCAGAACTCCAAAGCACTTGTGCGAACTCTATCAAGAGAGTATCAAGAACAAGAACCCGGAGGCAAATATGATCCAAGAAAACGATCATGATAACAAAGGATATGGGTACGATGCTGATGATGAATCGGACAGGGACAACAAGGATGACCAAATGGATTTTGAAACTTCTGATTGTCTAAAGGACTAG